The Paenibacillus sp. MBLB1832 genome has a window encoding:
- a CDS encoding AAA family ATPase produces MQTVYILSGPAGVGKSTTSGALLRALNNCAYISGDDVSHMHVSGRQKPWESESELSLIWSNILSLTQNFVNNRIDVVIDYVTFPDEANWLKDKLKAFTINVVYVVLWTDHETLLKRDQMRTPEHQMGERCLILIDEFKESGLKNKHLLNTSKKNADDIHQVIEEILNNQQYKLED; encoded by the coding sequence ATGCAAACTGTTTATATATTGTCAGGACCAGCAGGAGTAGGGAAGTCAACAACTTCAGGTGCACTACTGAGGGCTTTAAATAACTGTGCGTATATCTCAGGTGACGATGTAAGTCATATGCACGTTAGTGGTCGTCAAAAGCCCTGGGAAAGCGAATCCGAGTTGTCTCTTATTTGGAGTAATATTTTGAGTTTGACTCAAAATTTTGTTAACAATAGAATCGATGTTGTTATAGATTATGTAACTTTTCCAGATGAGGCAAATTGGTTAAAAGACAAATTAAAGGCATTCACCATTAATGTTGTCTATGTGGTTTTATGGACTGACCATGAGACCTTACTAAAAAGGGACCAGATGAGGACACCTGAACACCAAATGGGGGAACGGTGCCTCATTTTAATTGATGAATTTAAAGAGTCGGGATTAAAAAATAAACATTTGCTCAATACAAGCAAGAAAAATGCCGATGATATCCATCAGGTTATCGAGGAGATTCTTAACAATCAACAATACAAGTTAGAAGATTAA
- a CDS encoding DUF4309 domain-containing protein has product MKKFVLGLICGIGLTATTAVYAADTIQAYLFPAKFEFNGITKEVDNKEYVVLNHNGHAYVPIRFVAENMGALVKYEDTTHTISIEQTNLSKKLPLDKDFYSYASEGKIKGIEFGIGSNKNDIIQKWGEPQKIGSWQTQYFSWFDYYYFFGNPDDSVSAIRVGGDSVKYTVDELKKVIGEPKDEGLNDVESGWYLYYEAGDYQVFLNADTKNGVIKYLTLKKR; this is encoded by the coding sequence TTGAAAAAGTTTGTTTTAGGTCTAATTTGCGGAATTGGTTTAACCGCGACAACTGCTGTCTATGCCGCAGACACAATCCAAGCGTACTTATTTCCTGCCAAATTTGAATTTAATGGTATCACCAAAGAAGTGGACAATAAGGAATATGTAGTGTTGAATCATAACGGTCATGCATATGTTCCGATTCGTTTCGTAGCTGAAAATATGGGGGCTTTGGTCAAGTATGAAGATACTACCCATACGATTTCCATTGAACAAACTAATTTAAGTAAAAAATTACCGTTGGATAAAGATTTTTATTCGTATGCGTCAGAAGGCAAAATCAAAGGAATTGAGTTTGGGATCGGGTCAAATAAAAACGATATTATTCAAAAATGGGGAGAGCCCCAAAAAATAGGAAGTTGGCAAACGCAATATTTTTCATGGTTTGATTATTATTATTTCTTTGGTAATCCCGATGACAGTGTCAGCGCAATTCGAGTAGGTGGAGATTCAGTCAAATATACAGTTGATGAATTAAAAAAAGTAATCGGTGAGCCAAAAGATGAAGGATTAAACGACGTTGAAAGCGGATGGTATCTGTATTATGAGGCGGGGGATTACCAAGTATTTCTCAATGCAGATACTAAGAATGGTGTAATAAAGTATCTGACATTAAAAAAGAGATAA
- a CDS encoding IS110 family RNA-guided transposase encodes MKFKSQDKQNQLIENITFNHIVVGIDIAQEAHVARAVNFRGVALGNPLEFSNDEDGFKSLHRWIRDLLTLYKLTQIIVGMEPTGHYWLSLAGWLKNNEIEAVLVNPHLVKKNKENRDNTRSKSDKKDALVIADMVKNGYYSPVRFHSSQYEELRVLMANRDTVVKRLVSAVNQIHRWVDIVFPELRQVFKILTCKGALLTLRLFPLPAELCKLSPDDVIKGWQKSMKRHSGVRRAHLLIELAKKSVGSKQATHAYKLHLEQLLEEHDLATKQLQRIEKEAKDVVERIPYSGKILAITGISPIALAGVLGESGDLRGYAHGNALLRHAGLNITEASSGKWKGQLKLSKRGRPRLRHFLYLITMCMVMSNQEFKALHHYNVQVKKLKKMKSIMKLCGKLARLLVGMARSDEAYNPDKIFALAA; translated from the coding sequence ATGAAGTTTAAATCACAAGATAAGCAAAATCAACTCATTGAAAACATTACCTTTAATCATATTGTTGTTGGTATAGACATTGCTCAGGAGGCCCATGTTGCTAGGGCCGTTAACTTTCGCGGTGTCGCTCTAGGCAATCCTCTTGAGTTCAGTAATGACGAAGATGGATTCAAGTCTCTCCACCGTTGGATTCGTGACTTGTTAACTTTGTACAAACTAACTCAAATAATTGTTGGTATGGAACCGACCGGCCATTACTGGCTAAGCCTTGCTGGGTGGCTTAAAAACAACGAAATTGAAGCCGTACTTGTTAATCCTCATCTAGTTAAAAAGAATAAAGAAAACCGCGACAATACACGCTCTAAAAGCGACAAAAAAGATGCTTTAGTTATTGCCGACATGGTGAAAAACGGCTACTACTCCCCTGTCCGCTTTCATTCTTCCCAATACGAGGAGCTGCGAGTGCTTATGGCTAACCGAGATACGGTCGTTAAACGACTCGTAAGTGCCGTTAACCAGATTCACCGCTGGGTCGACATTGTCTTCCCTGAACTGAGACAAGTCTTTAAGATCTTAACTTGTAAGGGTGCGTTATTAACTCTTCGGCTTTTTCCGCTCCCGGCAGAGCTATGTAAACTTAGTCCTGACGATGTCATTAAAGGATGGCAGAAATCAATGAAGCGGCATTCTGGTGTGCGTAGAGCTCATCTACTCATCGAACTTGCCAAGAAATCTGTTGGATCTAAGCAGGCAACACATGCTTACAAACTTCATCTAGAGCAGCTCCTTGAGGAGCATGACTTAGCCACTAAACAACTGCAGAGGATAGAAAAAGAAGCCAAAGACGTTGTTGAACGAATCCCCTATTCAGGCAAAATCCTTGCCATTACTGGAATAAGTCCTATTGCTCTAGCTGGTGTTTTAGGAGAGTCTGGGGATCTTAGAGGTTATGCCCACGGGAATGCTCTACTCCGTCACGCAGGACTTAATATAACCGAAGCAAGCTCTGGAAAATGGAAGGGACAACTGAAACTCAGCAAACGAGGTCGTCCACGTCTGCGTCACTTTCTCTATTTAATTACGATGTGTATGGTCATGAGTAACCAAGAATTTAAAGCCTTACACCACTACAATGTTCAGGTAAAAAAGCTTAAAAAGATGAAGTCTATCATGAAGCTATGTGGAAAGCTAGCTCGACTCTTAGTAGGAATGGCTCGTAGTGATGAAGCTTATAACCCTGATAAAATCTTTGCACTAGCAGCTTAA
- a CDS encoding IS110 family RNA-guided transposase: MKFKQQYAQNQRIERITSNHIVIGIDIAKETQVARAVTYRGIELGRPCSFKNDDVGYLKLLSWVKSLQKEHNKNSVMVGMEPTGHYWLNLAWWLLEQRFEVVTVNPYHVKSNKENRDNSPTKSDLKDALVIADMVKNGYYSPLRLPTGKYQALRVLMSDREFVIKQFISIQNQIHRWLDIWFPEYHRVFKDWSCKTSLVTLRLFPLPSELKILSPEEIYASWKPHMKRRASISFAKVLVEQAQQSIAQNVAPEQVKRSLLFLLDQYERLTTQLGELEQEAISLMKEIPQAKSLLTIPGIGKITIAGILAETGDLSMYRHGQQVLRLAGLHLGEDSSGKHKGQVRITKRGRSGLRKFLYLAVLHLVVNNEEFRSLHHHYTRTKKMKKIHSIIKLCGKLARILVGITRQEQTYNPEKVVTAAIAA, encoded by the coding sequence ATGAAATTCAAACAACAGTATGCTCAAAATCAACGGATAGAACGTATCACCAGTAATCACATTGTTATCGGCATCGACATTGCCAAAGAGACACAAGTCGCTCGAGCTGTAACTTACCGTGGTATTGAGCTTGGCAGGCCTTGTTCGTTTAAAAATGACGATGTGGGTTATCTAAAACTATTAAGTTGGGTCAAATCGTTACAAAAAGAACATAACAAGAATAGTGTTATGGTTGGTATGGAGCCAACAGGTCATTACTGGCTTAACCTTGCCTGGTGGCTTTTAGAACAGCGTTTTGAAGTAGTGACTGTTAATCCTTATCACGTTAAAAGCAACAAGGAGAATCGAGATAATTCCCCAACCAAAAGTGATCTGAAAGATGCTCTGGTTATAGCCGATATGGTGAAGAATGGTTATTACTCCCCCTTACGGTTGCCAACTGGGAAATATCAAGCACTTCGTGTTTTAATGAGCGACCGAGAGTTTGTCATTAAACAGTTCATCTCGATCCAGAATCAGATTCATCGCTGGTTGGATATTTGGTTCCCAGAGTATCATCGAGTATTCAAAGATTGGAGCTGTAAAACCTCTCTAGTAACCCTTAGGTTGTTCCCATTACCTTCCGAACTAAAGATCCTTTCTCCGGAAGAAATCTATGCCAGTTGGAAACCTCATATGAAACGCAGAGCAAGTATATCGTTCGCTAAAGTGCTGGTGGAACAGGCCCAGCAGTCCATTGCTCAGAATGTCGCCCCAGAGCAAGTGAAACGTTCCCTGTTGTTTCTGCTAGATCAGTATGAACGATTGACAACACAATTGGGAGAGCTTGAACAAGAAGCTATTTCCCTAATGAAAGAGATTCCACAAGCCAAAAGTTTATTGACAATTCCAGGCATCGGTAAAATCACAATAGCTGGTATTTTAGCTGAGACTGGGGATTTAAGTATGTATCGCCATGGCCAACAAGTACTCCGTCTCGCGGGGCTACATTTAGGCGAAGATAGTTCTGGCAAGCATAAGGGGCAGGTTCGTATTACTAAACGAGGACGCTCCGGTCTTCGAAAGTTCTTGTATTTAGCTGTATTGCACCTAGTTGTGAACAATGAGGAGTTTCGATCTCTCCACCATCACTACACTCGAACCAAAAAGATGAAAAAGATACATTCTATCATTAAATTATGTGGGAAGCTGGCAAGAATTCTGGTAGGTATTACTCGTCAAGAACAAACTTACAATCCTGAGAAGGTAGTTACTGCTGCAATCGCAGCTTGA
- a CDS encoding VanZ family protein translates to MDKQDSKEMYLMPLGIHIEFRLPLQIIVMVTVIIFYLVVKIRKQTFSWRSCLIQLSFVYYLLKLISVTLFPIYIGLTDAGNIQILPDSNFIPFRSFFNSIRIGEGLRQNGGNIVMMFPLGFYIPLLRKGFVSFRKAIFTGILVSASIEGLQGVENVIFGGMDTRIVDIDDVILNTIGTILGYGVTRLIYIFLKQFRPKTYIHEKLNIGD, encoded by the coding sequence ATGGATAAACAAGATTCAAAGGAGATGTACTTAATGCCATTAGGAATCCATATCGAGTTTCGTCTTCCTCTACAAATAATCGTCATGGTTACTGTTATCATTTTTTATCTTGTCGTTAAAATACGGAAACAAACGTTTTCTTGGAGATCGTGTTTAATTCAACTTTCATTCGTGTATTATCTACTTAAACTAATTTCTGTTACGTTGTTTCCTATCTATATTGGATTAACAGATGCGGGAAACATTCAAATTCTTCCAGATAGTAACTTCATACCTTTCCGAAGTTTTTTTAATTCAATAAGAATTGGAGAAGGGCTTCGTCAAAACGGAGGAAATATCGTCATGATGTTCCCACTAGGTTTCTACATTCCATTATTACGAAAAGGGTTTGTTTCCTTTCGTAAAGCAATATTCACTGGCATTTTGGTATCAGCTTCGATCGAGGGTTTACAGGGGGTTGAGAATGTCATTTTCGGCGGAATGGATACACGAATCGTTGATATAGATGATGTGATTCTAAATACAATTGGTACAATATTAGGGTATGGAGTTACTCGTTTAATATATATATTTCTCAAACAATTTCGACCCAAAACGTACATACATGAAAAGTTAAATATTGGTGACTGA
- a CDS encoding ABC transporter permease, which translates to MGLYIEVIRTAFKQSFAYRLNTYISTITSVFSLVVLVNIWSSLFHNQSMVKGIQLPDMINYIIVSALIGSLIDSSIHTKIGTKVVDGSLSLDFIKPMNFKFYMFAEQLGDNLFRLLFNTIPACLLVALIWGFHPPTQPYQIIFFIISLINGLILCYYFNFILGLFVFYLDSPFFIDWVSAALFQLFAGAFVPLWFYPTFLYNISMYLPFRLFTFEPISIFVGKTDFSGSLSVIGLQFLWIAVFVAVEKMLWNNAHKIVDIHGG; encoded by the coding sequence ATGGGGTTATACATCGAAGTAATTAGGACGGCTTTCAAACAAAGTTTTGCCTATCGGCTGAATACGTACATATCAACGATTACCTCCGTTTTCAGCCTTGTGGTACTAGTAAATATTTGGTCATCGCTGTTTCATAATCAGTCCATGGTTAAGGGCATTCAGTTACCTGATATGATCAATTATATCATCGTAAGTGCGCTGATCGGCAGTTTGATTGACTCTAGTATCCATACGAAAATAGGAACCAAAGTAGTTGATGGATCCTTGTCACTGGATTTTATTAAACCGATGAATTTTAAATTCTATATGTTCGCTGAGCAGCTAGGGGATAACTTATTTAGACTATTGTTCAACACGATTCCAGCCTGCTTGCTCGTCGCACTGATATGGGGATTTCATCCACCTACACAACCTTATCAGATCATTTTCTTTATTATTAGTTTAATCAATGGGCTCATTCTTTGTTATTATTTTAATTTCATTCTTGGGCTGTTCGTATTTTACCTGGATTCACCGTTTTTCATAGATTGGGTTAGCGCCGCCCTGTTCCAATTGTTTGCAGGAGCCTTCGTGCCACTTTGGTTTTATCCGACTTTTCTATACAACATAAGCATGTATTTACCTTTCCGGTTGTTTACTTTCGAGCCGATTTCCATTTTCGTCGGGAAAACAGATTTTTCGGGATCCCTTTCGGTAATTGGCTTACAGTTTCTATGGATAGCTGTGTTTGTTGCTGTGGAGAAAATGCTATGGAACAATGCTCATAAAATCGTCGACATTCATGGAGGCTGA
- a CDS encoding SMI1/KNR4 family protein, with product MWRIDHENKYKPLDLNIVGEVETTLGYKLPKSYIELLGIQNGGELQKNVIHCEKKTGTKSVCTGRFYPLEKVAINFQEHINIIEEQLAFSDHNRDIYQSYKMILPISVENHGYVCLDYRNSLTDPSVVYFYDEDLVDYYIASSFDDFLKK from the coding sequence TTGTGGCGCATTGATCATGAAAATAAATACAAACCACTAGATTTAAATATTGTGGGTGAAGTTGAAACAACTTTGGGATACAAATTACCAAAAAGCTATATAGAATTATTAGGGATTCAGAATGGTGGCGAATTACAAAAAAACGTAATTCACTGTGAAAAGAAAACGGGAACAAAATCTGTTTGCACGGGGAGGTTTTATCCTTTAGAAAAAGTAGCTATTAACTTCCAGGAACATATAAACATAATTGAAGAGCAGTTAGCTTTTAGCGATCATAATAGAGATATCTATCAATCGTATAAAATGATTTTACCTATCAGTGTTGAGAACCATGGTTATGTGTGTTTGGACTATAGAAATTCGTTAACAGATCCATCAGTTGTGTACTTTTATGATGAAGATCTTGTAGACTATTACATCGCATCAAGCTTTGATGATTTTCTGAAAAAATGA
- a CDS encoding 2'-5' RNA ligase family protein, translated as MFACIALLLDDEAHNSIRKMLYKVLSEGNYGIESALLPQHISLKQSFNTLDIYEIEDYFDRFVKELYSFELTFNKVDLINMGSKGKESQVLWVDIEENMHLRNIHNKLNSELMSQYSVPMSGFDGHEFHFHSTLTYGYNQYQELEKVKNEVNLSFSKIKFNVKKAVLLYSLEDRVRAGSFITYKILPIQGGRSTYI; from the coding sequence ATGTTTGCATGTATTGCATTGTTGCTTGATGATGAAGCACATAATTCGATCAGGAAAATGTTGTATAAAGTTTTAAGCGAAGGTAACTACGGAATAGAGTCTGCTTTACTACCTCAGCATATTTCACTAAAGCAATCGTTTAATACTTTAGATATTTATGAGATTGAAGATTACTTTGATCGGTTTGTTAAAGAGCTATATTCATTTGAATTAACCTTTAATAAAGTTGATTTAATCAATATGGGAAGCAAAGGAAAGGAATCACAAGTGTTATGGGTAGATATTGAAGAAAATATGCATTTAAGAAACATTCATAATAAGCTAAATTCAGAATTAATGAGTCAGTATTCCGTTCCAATGTCTGGATTTGACGGACATGAGTTCCATTTCCATTCGACATTAACCTATGGCTATAACCAGTATCAAGAACTTGAGAAAGTGAAGAATGAAGTCAATTTAAGCTTCTCCAAGATAAAATTTAATGTGAAAAAGGCAGTTTTATTATATTCCCTTGAAGATCGGGTTCGGGCGGGGAGTTTTATAACTTATAAGATACTTCCCATTCAAGGTGGAAGAAGCACATACATATGA
- a CDS encoding SMI1/KNR4 family protein: MAIDRLIEEWSSILEKIQNNGGKIIELAKSEPSSELEIKDKEFNLGVNIPSEFKKVLIDSKQLYFRWSLPDEAILPQEFTEIFSGEIGWSLDWLEYWGVDSTEDYAINLKGKLTFFQVGNGDYLAFDLSMNNDHNPPVVYWDHETDNVIPIAPSFMEYLNKMTELSCIGAEIWQYEEFIGPNGIETKSDKAERWKKWFQSFRSLRFEEASQSLESIFQYILYHGEVKAREVNALRQFNHLDILEKVQKRLPNCNAKESKALCLIIGEVVKSDAQAWVRTLWSEQSSLDTADRSYLTARCLPFEEGYQLVIEYLEGISESKVNPYEALKHLSAFQSNRVITWLEKNGRLPATNGWAELFAFSSPTWEDINKWSKMETRHQLTLIHALEDMIRERKKPYDLIQLKVYGVPSREKLLDLLRRILESETLNTKKSIIIKVIDNVEKII, encoded by the coding sequence GTGGCTATCGATAGACTGATTGAAGAATGGTCTTCAATACTAGAGAAGATACAAAACAATGGTGGTAAAATAATTGAACTCGCGAAGAGTGAACCCTCAAGCGAATTGGAAATCAAAGATAAAGAATTCAATTTAGGAGTTAATATCCCCAGTGAGTTTAAGAAGGTACTAATTGATTCAAAACAGCTTTATTTTAGATGGTCGTTACCCGATGAAGCAATACTTCCGCAAGAATTTACAGAAATATTTAGTGGAGAAATAGGTTGGAGTCTTGATTGGTTGGAATATTGGGGTGTAGATTCGACAGAAGATTACGCAATCAACTTGAAGGGAAAACTTACTTTTTTTCAAGTTGGAAATGGTGATTATTTAGCTTTTGATTTAAGTATGAATAATGATCATAATCCACCTGTTGTTTATTGGGATCATGAGACAGACAATGTAATTCCTATTGCTCCGTCCTTTATGGAATATCTTAATAAGATGACAGAACTCAGTTGTATTGGTGCAGAGATATGGCAATATGAAGAGTTTATAGGCCCTAATGGGATTGAAACTAAATCTGACAAAGCAGAGCGCTGGAAAAAATGGTTTCAATCATTTCGGAGCCTACGCTTTGAAGAGGCCAGTCAGTCACTCGAATCTATATTTCAATACATTTTGTACCATGGGGAAGTAAAAGCAAGAGAAGTAAACGCACTTCGTCAATTTAATCATTTAGATATTCTTGAAAAGGTTCAAAAGCGGTTACCCAATTGTAATGCAAAAGAATCGAAAGCTTTATGTTTAATAATAGGAGAGGTTGTCAAAAGTGACGCACAAGCATGGGTCAGAACACTGTGGTCAGAGCAGAGTTCTTTAGATACTGCTGATAGGTCGTATTTGACTGCAAGGTGTTTGCCATTTGAGGAAGGCTACCAGTTGGTCATCGAATATTTAGAGGGAATATCAGAATCCAAGGTTAATCCTTATGAAGCTCTAAAGCATTTGTCAGCATTCCAATCAAATCGTGTGATAACTTGGCTTGAGAAGAATGGTCGGCTGCCTGCCACGAACGGTTGGGCTGAACTATTCGCATTTTCATCTCCGACATGGGAAGATATTAATAAGTGGTCAAAAATGGAGACTCGGCATCAATTAACCCTTATTCATGCGCTAGAAGATATGATTCGTGAACGGAAAAAACCATATGATCTCATACAATTGAAGGTCTACGGGGTTCCAAGCAGGGAAAAGCTATTGGACTTATTAAGGAGAATTCTTGAATCTGAGACACTCAACACTAAAAAATCGATTATAATAAAAGTAATAGATAATGTTGAAAAAATCATCTAA
- a CDS encoding lipid II flippase Amj family protein — MERIVLISILTLIIHSAETLSYAVRMAGIRTGKLAIALSLTGMIVLVSRTSNIAQGTMTGKVIDFAKSHLEFDLAGNFRIILAAASLGTLIAIALFPTFVALSGRLISHLEKAGSVPKMFKDALRADVIRNASYHIRIPKWEMVQRLGVGGFPRRLILMNCLVTAIYTVGVLAALYATFLPGQYSIGASQSSGLINGMATILLTLLIDPQVALLTDKALRKEAKLTSINKVFGSLMLSRFCGTVLAQIIFVPAAYWIKWIVPYL, encoded by the coding sequence ATTGAACGAATCGTTTTAATTTCAATACTTACATTAATCATCCATTCCGCCGAGACACTCTCATATGCAGTGCGAATGGCAGGAATAAGAACAGGTAAGCTAGCTATAGCACTCTCTTTAACTGGTATGATTGTTCTAGTTTCAAGAACGTCAAATATTGCTCAGGGAACTATGACGGGAAAAGTTATTGATTTTGCTAAAAGCCATTTGGAATTTGACCTTGCTGGAAACTTTCGAATTATATTAGCTGCGGCTTCCCTAGGTACACTAATAGCAATAGCATTGTTTCCTACATTTGTAGCGTTATCTGGACGCTTGATATCACATTTGGAGAAGGCTGGATCTGTCCCTAAGATGTTTAAAGATGCACTCCGAGCCGATGTGATAAGAAATGCCTCCTACCATATTCGAATCCCAAAATGGGAAATGGTTCAACGTCTTGGAGTAGGTGGGTTCCCAAGACGCTTAATACTTATGAATTGTTTAGTAACAGCAATTTATACAGTAGGTGTATTGGCAGCTCTATATGCAACGTTTTTACCTGGACAATACAGTATAGGAGCATCTCAATCTTCGGGATTAATAAACGGAATGGCAACTATACTTTTAACATTGCTTATTGATCCACAAGTGGCATTATTGACAGATAAGGCTTTGAGAAAAGAGGCGAAGCTAACATCAATTAATAAAGTTTTTGGATCTCTAATGCTCTCTAGATTTTGTGGCACGGTATTAGCACAAATAATATTCGTACCCGCAGCTTATTGGATTAAATGGATCGTCCCTTACTTGTGA
- a CDS encoding ABC transporter permease, which yields MYFAKFIGFATDFIMIWLLVYRFQSVAGWNTYEIMLLYALNLVSYSFSAFFLFHPFTKLSSRIQSGEFDEILTKPLNPFLYLACREFSTGYLSNLTVAFSVLAFTFFKLQIPLSPANIGFLIVTVLGGSLIQGAAFILTNTPSFWIVKNNRLQSLLMGVPSNFVRYPITAYNKAIQIILTVVLPYAFISYYPAQFFLKKQETVLFPQTLQYMTLAVGGVLFFIAYQYWKLGLKHYNSTGS from the coding sequence ATGTATTTCGCAAAATTCATTGGTTTTGCAACGGATTTCATCATGATCTGGCTGTTAGTTTATCGGTTTCAATCTGTTGCAGGATGGAACACCTATGAAATCATGTTGTTGTATGCTCTTAACTTGGTCTCTTATTCGTTTTCTGCTTTTTTTCTGTTTCATCCGTTTACCAAGCTATCGTCGCGTATCCAGTCTGGAGAGTTCGATGAAATTTTAACGAAACCTTTGAATCCCTTTCTCTATTTGGCTTGCAGAGAATTCAGTACGGGGTATCTCAGTAATTTGACTGTGGCTTTTTCAGTTCTAGCGTTCACGTTCTTCAAGTTACAAATCCCATTATCGCCAGCAAATATTGGTTTCCTAATTGTGACAGTGCTGGGCGGTTCACTTATCCAAGGTGCGGCCTTCATATTAACAAATACGCCTTCTTTCTGGATCGTGAAGAATAACCGACTCCAGTCTCTGCTTATGGGAGTTCCTAGTAACTTTGTTCGTTATCCCATTACAGCCTACAATAAGGCGATTCAAATCATTTTGACTGTGGTTCTGCCTTATGCTTTTATAAGCTACTATCCTGCTCAGTTTTTTTTGAAAAAGCAGGAAACGGTGCTCTTTCCACAGACGCTCCAGTATATGACGCTTGCTGTGGGTGGCGTCCTCTTTTTCATCGCATACCAATATTGGAAGCTAGGTCTTAAACATTACAACAGCACAGGATCGTAA
- a CDS encoding ABC transporter ATP-binding protein encodes MELIEVSEVSKEFLVYKRKKGFWNTLAGLVSREYEVKKAVNQVSFSITKGEMVGYVGPNGAGKSTTIKMLCGILTPTSGQVIVDGRLPYESRKENALRIGVVFGQRSQLFWDLPMGETFELYKKMYKIEDKRYKENLEYFIELLEMEEFLNRPVRQLSLGQKMRANLAISMLHDPEIVYLDEPTIGLDVLAKSRIRQFLREVNRQKKTTVILTTHDMDDIEQICDRLIMIDRGQLQFDGKLDEFKRTYSGGYMLIVDFKDESALVSDPRLKLVKQEGPRKHFSFHKEDISVAEAVSHITGRHQIDDLQIKEPDIEEIIKSMYVRQSNHDKYDGKNVVNLA; translated from the coding sequence ATGGAATTAATTGAGGTTTCTGAGGTCTCGAAGGAGTTTCTTGTATATAAGCGAAAAAAAGGATTTTGGAACACACTTGCTGGTCTTGTTTCGAGGGAATATGAAGTAAAGAAAGCGGTAAATCAAGTCAGTTTTTCTATAACTAAAGGAGAAATGGTCGGATACGTTGGGCCAAATGGCGCAGGTAAATCAACGACGATCAAAATGCTATGTGGTATTCTAACACCGACTTCTGGACAGGTCATAGTTGATGGCCGGTTGCCTTATGAAAGCCGTAAGGAAAATGCACTTCGAATCGGCGTTGTTTTTGGGCAACGATCACAGCTTTTCTGGGATTTGCCGATGGGAGAGACGTTTGAGCTTTATAAAAAAATGTACAAGATTGAGGACAAACGCTACAAGGAAAACTTGGAATATTTTATCGAGCTGCTTGAGATGGAAGAGTTTCTAAATCGTCCTGTCCGCCAACTAAGTTTGGGTCAAAAGATGAGAGCCAACTTAGCGATTTCGATGCTCCATGATCCGGAAATTGTGTATTTGGATGAGCCAACGATCGGACTAGATGTCCTAGCCAAAAGTAGGATTCGCCAGTTTCTACGTGAAGTTAACCGTCAAAAAAAGACGACTGTGATTCTAACAACGCATGATATGGATGATATCGAGCAAATTTGCGACCGCCTTATTATGATTGACAGGGGACAGCTGCAATTTGACGGTAAATTGGATGAATTCAAACGCACTTACAGTGGCGGGTATATGCTTATCGTTGATTTCAAAGATGAGAGCGCCTTGGTTAGCGACCCACGTTTGAAATTGGTAAAGCAGGAGGGGCCAAGGAAGCATTTTTCTTTCCATAAGGAAGATATTAGTGTTGCCGAAGCAGTTTCTCACATCACTGGGCGTCACCAAATTGATGATTTGCAAATTAAAGAGCCCGATATTGAAGAAATCATCAAGTCGATGTATGTACGGCAATCTAACCATGACAAATATGATGGGAAAAATGTTGTGAATCTCGCTTGA
- the pyrE gene encoding orotate phosphoribosyltransferase has translation MDRIILANEIYKTAHLTGTFKLRSGKVSNDYFDKYLFESNPVLLNEIAEHLSKLIPTGTEILAGLEMGGIPIATALSLKTGIPVTFVRKKAKEYGTCKLAEGIEIQAKNVCIIEDVVTTGGQILLSADDLKEYGAIVKNVVCVIEREQQGRDNLENSGLSFLSLFKMEELIEASSITR, from the coding sequence ATGGACAGAATCATATTAGCAAATGAGATTTATAAGACGGCACATTTAACAGGTACCTTCAAATTAAGGTCAGGAAAAGTGTCTAATGATTACTTTGATAAATATTTGTTTGAATCTAATCCGGTTTTGTTAAACGAAATCGCTGAACATTTATCAAAGTTAATCCCAACTGGCACCGAAATACTTGCGGGTCTTGAAATGGGTGGTATTCCTATAGCGACAGCATTATCACTTAAAACTGGCATTCCAGTTACCTTTGTTAGAAAAAAAGCTAAAGAATACGGTACTTGCAAACTTGCAGAAGGTATCGAAATTCAAGCGAAAAATGTCTGTATAATTGAAGATGTCGTGACTACAGGTGGACAAATATTGTTGAGTGCTGATGATTTGAAGGAATACGGTGCTATTGTTAAAAATGTGGTGTGTGTAATCGAACGAGAACAGCAAGGAAGAGATAATCTAGAAAATTCAGGCTTATCATTTTTATCCTTGTTTAAGATGGAAGAACTCATTGAGGCAAGTTCAATAACTCGTTGA